One Kitasatospora sp. MAP12-44 DNA segment encodes these proteins:
- the mycP gene encoding type VII secretion-associated serine protease mycosin has protein sequence MSSRPYRRSAAALAALGVLAGLSTGPAYAADPPGVHWSPLGLAAAGDCTFPSKDVQATPWALQRVLLDQLWQGGVTGKGVLVAVIDTGVDNRNPQLAAPGKVLDGGTPLIDKTNGGQPAAGGALADPVGHGTKVAGIIAASRRDGVGFVGLAPDADILSIRQNDDTGDGDVNTLIHSIGIAVAMHAQVINISQDVRGTDAGGSFQGIDQLRQAVQAAEAANVVVVASSGNDGGDGPTYPAAFPTVLAVGASDRNNERASFSQYGSFVGVAAPGVDMLSTVPGGGQCVDNGTSFSAPYVAGVAALLVGEHPTWSAQQIRTRIEQTAQRTERGRNDYIGWGVVDPVKAVTDTAPPADTPVPDAPVQLANAPILPQPLGLGETQADRDRRTATYVLGAGALLVALIGGGSVVLRDVRRRRVV, from the coding sequence GTGTCGTCGAGGCCGTACCGCAGGAGCGCCGCCGCGCTGGCCGCGCTCGGTGTGCTGGCCGGGCTCTCGACGGGCCCGGCGTACGCCGCCGACCCGCCGGGGGTGCACTGGTCACCGCTGGGCCTCGCCGCGGCCGGTGACTGCACCTTCCCGTCCAAGGACGTCCAGGCCACGCCGTGGGCCCTGCAGCGGGTGCTGCTCGACCAGCTCTGGCAGGGCGGCGTCACCGGCAAGGGCGTCCTGGTCGCGGTGATCGACACCGGCGTCGACAACCGCAACCCGCAGCTGGCCGCCCCCGGCAAGGTGCTCGACGGCGGCACGCCGCTGATCGACAAGACCAACGGCGGCCAGCCCGCCGCCGGCGGCGCCCTGGCCGATCCGGTCGGCCACGGCACCAAGGTGGCCGGCATCATCGCCGCCTCCCGGCGCGACGGGGTCGGCTTCGTGGGCCTGGCCCCCGACGCGGACATCCTGTCGATCCGGCAGAACGACGACACCGGCGACGGCGATGTGAACACCCTGATCCACTCGATCGGCATCGCGGTGGCCATGCACGCCCAGGTGATCAACATCTCCCAGGACGTCCGGGGCACCGACGCCGGCGGCTCCTTCCAGGGCATCGACCAGCTGCGCCAGGCGGTCCAGGCCGCCGAGGCGGCGAACGTGGTGGTGGTCGCCTCCTCCGGCAACGACGGCGGCGACGGCCCGACCTACCCCGCGGCCTTCCCCACCGTGCTCGCCGTCGGGGCCTCCGACCGCAACAACGAGCGGGCCTCCTTCTCGCAGTACGGCAGCTTCGTCGGGGTGGCCGCGCCCGGCGTCGACATGCTCTCCACCGTCCCCGGCGGCGGCCAGTGCGTCGACAACGGGACGAGCTTCTCCGCCCCGTACGTCGCCGGGGTCGCGGCGCTGCTGGTGGGCGAGCACCCGACCTGGTCGGCCCAGCAGATCCGCACCCGGATCGAGCAGACCGCCCAGCGCACCGAGCGCGGGCGCAACGACTACATCGGCTGGGGCGTGGTGGACCCGGTCAAGGCGGTGACGGACACCGCGCCGCCCGCCGACACGCCCGTCCCCGACGCCCCCGTGCAGCTCGCCAACGCGCCGATCCTGCCGCAGCCGCTGGGCCTGGGCGAGACCCAGGCCGACCGGGACCGCCGCACCGCGACCTACGTGCTGGGCGCCGGCGCGCTGCTGGTGGCGCTGATCGGCGGCGGCTCGGTGGTGCTGCGCGACGTGCGCCGGCGCCGGGTGGTCTGA
- the eccB gene encoding type VII secretion protein EccB, whose protein sequence is MASRRDELNAYTFARKRTVGAFLQPGGGGNDEDAPRPVRAVVPSLVLAAVIVAGFGVWGMIKPSAPQGWDSGSNVILGKDSTTRYVILPGSDGSKVLHPVLNMASAKLVLPVDSKVVFVADSVLDNYRSHGPTIGIPYAPDKLPSADDAGRTKKWSVCDRPGADDAHPNQAVFVAAGADADMLARPDRVLSGAQSLYVQAIDQNGVAGTQYLIDPQGRKHVVGTPGMSAVDLTALRTALFGTQAKPERVTDQWLKTLLDGTPIGFPEVPGLTQAKTPSSVQLSDPAERFVGRLVTFGASDYVVGADRLYQVSAFQAELMRQRPLLENTYDGQVPSIHPITPADNARFTQPQDTSGPLGVMPDWPQTRPLPSPANSGDAQIARPVVCSTFDGMNGAAVQRSVWAGTDFPAPFTTGSASAHVSPGHGLFYRAMDNGTGSGSDYLITETGLRYSVPATSEGTAAGAPAAQPTADPSAAAQPQVNEAQARLGYKDTTPAPVPREWSDLVPAGPALNTNTATQAQNS, encoded by the coding sequence ATGGCATCACGCCGGGACGAGCTGAACGCGTACACCTTCGCGCGCAAGCGCACGGTGGGCGCCTTCCTGCAGCCGGGCGGCGGGGGCAATGACGAGGACGCCCCGCGACCGGTCCGCGCGGTGGTGCCGTCGCTGGTGCTGGCCGCGGTGATCGTGGCCGGCTTCGGCGTCTGGGGCATGATCAAACCCAGTGCCCCGCAGGGCTGGGACAGCGGCAGCAACGTCATCCTGGGCAAGGACTCGACGACCCGCTACGTCATCCTGCCGGGCAGTGACGGCAGCAAGGTGCTGCACCCGGTGCTGAACATGGCCTCGGCCAAGCTCGTCCTGCCGGTCGACTCCAAGGTGGTCTTCGTCGCCGACTCGGTGCTCGACAACTACCGCTCACACGGCCCGACCATCGGCATCCCGTACGCGCCCGACAAGCTGCCCAGCGCCGACGACGCGGGCCGCACCAAGAAGTGGTCGGTCTGCGACCGTCCGGGCGCCGACGACGCGCACCCCAACCAGGCGGTGTTCGTGGCGGCCGGCGCCGACGCCGACATGCTGGCCCGGCCGGACCGGGTGCTCTCCGGCGCCCAGTCGCTCTACGTCCAGGCGATCGACCAGAACGGCGTCGCCGGCACGCAGTACCTGATCGATCCGCAGGGCCGCAAGCACGTGGTCGGCACGCCCGGGATGAGCGCCGTCGACCTGACCGCGCTGCGCACCGCGCTCTTCGGCACCCAGGCCAAGCCCGAGCGGGTGACCGACCAGTGGCTGAAGACCCTGCTGGACGGCACCCCGATCGGCTTTCCCGAAGTCCCCGGGCTGACCCAGGCGAAGACCCCGTCGAGTGTCCAACTCTCCGACCCGGCCGAGCGGTTCGTCGGCCGACTGGTGACCTTCGGGGCGTCCGACTACGTGGTGGGCGCCGACCGGCTCTACCAAGTGTCGGCGTTCCAGGCCGAGTTGATGCGCCAGCGGCCGCTGCTGGAGAACACCTACGACGGCCAGGTCCCGAGCATCCACCCGATCACCCCGGCCGACAACGCCAGGTTCACCCAGCCGCAGGACACCAGCGGGCCGCTCGGCGTGATGCCGGACTGGCCGCAGACCAGGCCGCTGCCCTCGCCGGCCAACTCCGGCGACGCGCAGATCGCCCGCCCGGTGGTGTGCAGCACCTTCGACGGCATGAACGGCGCCGCCGTGCAGCGCAGCGTCTGGGCCGGCACCGACTTCCCCGCGCCGTTCACGACCGGTTCGGCCAGCGCCCATGTCAGCCCGGGCCACGGCCTGTTCTACCGGGCGATGGACAACGGCACGGGCTCGGGCAGCGACTACCTGATCACCGAGACCGGGCTGCGCTACTCCGTCCCCGCCACCAGCGAGGGCACCGCCGCCGGCGCGCCCGCCGCCCAGCCCACCGCGGACCCTTCGGCCGCCGCCCAGCCGCAGGTCAACGAGGCGCAGGCCAGGCTCGGTTACAAGGACACCACGCCCGCGCCGGTGCCCCGGGAGTGGTCGGACCTGGTGCCGGCCGGCCCGGCGCTCAACACCAACACCGCGACGCAGGCGCAGAATTCCTGA
- a CDS encoding WXG100 family type VII secretion target has product MADAGQILVNFGTIEGAGSEVRTTAATIKKQLDDLRTQVKRIADSWTGVAQEGYQARQNVWDAKAADLHSTLLQIATALDNAHANYTHTESSNVAIWHQQ; this is encoded by the coding sequence ATGGCCGATGCCGGTCAGATCCTTGTCAACTTCGGCACCATCGAGGGTGCGGGCTCCGAGGTCCGCACCACGGCCGCCACCATCAAGAAGCAGCTGGACGACCTGCGGACCCAGGTGAAGCGGATCGCCGACAGCTGGACCGGTGTGGCGCAGGAGGGCTACCAGGCCCGCCAGAACGTCTGGGACGCCAAGGCCGCCGACCTGCACAGCACGCTGCTGCAGATCGCCACGGCGCTGGACAACGCGCACGCGAACTACACGCACACCGAGTCGTCGAACGTCGCCATCTGGCACCAGCAGTAG
- a CDS encoding APC family permease, whose translation MTDTLRPPASAPAVTVSTVDAPRQLKRSLGVVGGTLLTLSCVTPASSLFVLVPTLFNNLGTATALTIAIGAVICVAVAFCYSELGTLIPSAGGEYAMVGTLAGRFAGWLVFIQSMIVVMIVPSVIAIGTATYLAPIVHLSPAVAGAGVMLAATVAGLLDLRANAWITGIFLVLEVIASAVVSILGFAHSQRGVSSLVHGVLADPKGATSPVGLGAILASMGVALFVTQGFSTAIYLSEELENPRRNVARTVLWTLGLSVVVIIVPVVAITLGAPDLATLTGGDISSMVAGWSNSALGTFISLCIALAIINAGIVMVIQNSRVLFASGRDRAWPAAVNKAFGTLNKFDAPWVSTLAVGLPGAALCFVPGLLLTNITGVAVAALYLLVAGAALLSRRAHHKDAAAWRQPLWPVLPVLLIVALGYTLTQLDHTALIWTGAITAAATLYWVFYLRPRQASRWVITIPEDGE comes from the coding sequence ATGACCGACACGCTTCGCCCTCCCGCCTCCGCCCCGGCGGTGACGGTCAGTACCGTCGACGCACCGCGGCAGCTCAAGCGCTCGCTGGGCGTCGTGGGCGGAACACTGCTCACGCTCTCCTGCGTGACACCGGCCTCCTCGCTCTTCGTCCTGGTCCCCACGCTCTTCAACAACCTGGGCACCGCCACCGCGCTGACCATCGCGATCGGCGCGGTCATCTGCGTCGCGGTGGCCTTCTGCTACTCCGAACTCGGCACCCTGATCCCCAGCGCCGGCGGCGAGTACGCCATGGTCGGCACGCTGGCGGGCCGCTTCGCGGGCTGGCTGGTCTTCATCCAGTCGATGATCGTGGTGATGATCGTGCCCTCGGTGATCGCGATCGGCACGGCCACCTACCTGGCCCCGATCGTGCACCTCAGCCCGGCGGTGGCCGGCGCCGGCGTGATGCTGGCCGCCACCGTCGCCGGTCTGCTCGACCTGCGGGCCAACGCCTGGATCACCGGCATCTTCCTGGTGCTCGAGGTGATCGCGTCCGCCGTCGTCTCGATCCTCGGCTTCGCGCACAGCCAGCGCGGCGTGAGCAGCCTCGTGCACGGCGTGCTCGCGGACCCCAAGGGCGCCACCAGCCCGGTCGGGCTCGGGGCGATCCTGGCCTCGATGGGCGTGGCGCTCTTCGTCACCCAGGGCTTCAGCACCGCGATCTACCTCTCCGAGGAGCTGGAGAACCCGCGCCGCAACGTCGCCCGCACGGTGCTCTGGACGCTCGGCCTCTCGGTCGTCGTGATCATCGTCCCGGTGGTCGCGATCACCCTGGGCGCGCCGGACCTGGCCACCCTGACCGGCGGCGACATTTCGAGCATGGTGGCCGGCTGGAGCAACTCCGCGCTCGGCACCTTCATCAGCCTGTGCATCGCGCTGGCCATCATCAACGCCGGCATCGTGATGGTCATCCAGAACTCCCGGGTGCTCTTCGCCTCCGGCCGCGACCGGGCCTGGCCCGCGGCGGTCAACAAGGCCTTCGGCACGCTGAACAAGTTCGACGCCCCCTGGGTCTCCACCCTGGCGGTCGGCCTGCCCGGCGCGGCGCTCTGCTTCGTCCCCGGCCTGCTGCTGACCAACATCACCGGTGTCGCGGTCGCCGCGCTCTACCTGCTGGTGGCCGGCGCGGCGCTGCTCTCCCGCCGGGCGCACCACAAGGACGCCGCCGCCTGGCGCCAGCCGCTCTGGCCGGTGCTGCCGGTGCTGCTGATCGTGGCGCTCGGCTACACCCTCACCCAGCTGGACCACACCGCGCTGATCTGGACCGGCGCGATCACCGCCGCGGCCACCCTGTACTGGGTGTTCTACCTGCGCCCGCGCCAGGCCAGCCGCTGGGTGATCACCATCCCGGAGGACGGCGAGTAG
- a CDS encoding WXG100 family type VII secretion target — translation MAAGQFTMTAEEMRAFSGSIDEVNGQIQGELKKLEALVDSITKGWQGEAAKAYHNLQHQWNEDAGALNKVLGEIKSAIDATAKQYAATEEDQRSSISKVAGT, via the coding sequence ATGGCAGCTGGTCAGTTCACGATGACCGCTGAGGAGATGCGCGCCTTCTCAGGAAGTATCGACGAGGTGAACGGGCAGATCCAGGGTGAGCTCAAGAAGCTCGAGGCCCTGGTCGACTCGATCACCAAGGGGTGGCAGGGCGAGGCCGCCAAGGCCTACCACAACCTGCAGCACCAGTGGAACGAGGACGCGGGGGCGCTCAACAAGGTGCTCGGCGAGATCAAGTCGGCGATCGACGCCACCGCCAAGCAGTACGCGGCGACGGAAGAGGACCAGCGTTCCTCGATCAGCAAGGTCGCCGGCACCTAA
- the eccCa gene encoding type VII secretion protein EccCa, translating into MSVVTVKRPARAYPPVVPDEPVELITPPELGRAGGDDWMMSLLPLLGMGGSAAFFFMPGSAPMMKIMGVMMVASTAGMGVAQIVKARKGGSGGVADQRRDYLKYLQQMRRQVRRTAERQRGAQLYLHPEPDQLWSIVAEGRRLWERRPGDPDFAQVRLGRGPQQLATPLVAPQTAPMDELEPLAADAMANFLKAHGTLQELPLAVSLRAFYHVTVCGDPDAVHGNVRAIIAQLTTLHSPDDLVLAVAAAPGALEEWEWVKWLPHTQHRKENDGAGSRRLIAPGLGELELLLADELSGRQRFSRDAIPTPDQPHLVVVLDNASVPPDSLLAGPDGVHGVTVIEVVAGELDEPTGHLVISVNREEVLLQSASGASYSGAPDSLSVWQSEALARQLAPYRISAGGDDEPLLSNLDFTDLMGVGDAGAVDVGRTWRPRAQHEKLRVPIGVGANGELVHLDIKEAALEGMGPHGLCVGATGSGKSELLRTLVLGLAMTHSSETLNFVLADFKGGATFAGMADMPHTSAVITNLEGELTLVDRMRDAIEGELNRRQELLRSAGNYANLNEYERARAAGAALDPLPSLVLIIDEFSELLTAKPDFIDMFIQIGRIGRSLGVHLLLASQRLEEGKLRGLDTFLSYRIGLRTFSAAESRAAIGAPDAYHLPPVPGVGYLKFGTDVMDRFKAAYVSGPYRAPGQRRSSGRVSSARPVLFTAAEVPVLDGPAQAVEPEPEQLDDALVDTVLDVIVQRMVGQGPAAHQVWLPPLDEAPSLDQLVPPLQATPERGLTSPDFGALGRLVVPVGIVDRPREQRRDVLYQDYSGAAGHGLVVGGPQSGKSTLIRTTVAGFAVTHTPVETQFYLLDLGGGGFQSLQELPHVGGVAGRLDTDKVRRMVSEVYGVLNRREELFRATGIDSMTTYRTRRAAGHLPEEAFGDVFLVIDGWLTFRQEFEALEPVVADIAQRGLGYGVHLVLTASRYAEVRPALKDLLQNRTELRLGDPMESEIDRKVAQNVPSGAPGRGLTAAKLHFLAGLPRLDGASTREDLAAGVAALVETVAAAWSGPRAPQVRMLPRVLDGETLPKGFEQPKLGVAFGIDEVEMAPVFVNFETDPLFIVFGESESGKSALLRMLIKQITERYPADQAGIVVGDYRRALLGAVPPEYLVEYAAAQPAMSAIVDMLRGACARRLPGPDVTAEQLRNRSWYTGKDMFVIVDDYELVATSSGNPMAALAEFLPFARDIGLRVIIARSAGGAGRSMFEPVMQRMRELGGQGVLLSGNRDEGVLLGTVKPQALPPGRGVFVSRRMTSGQTVQTGWLPIR; encoded by the coding sequence GTGAGTGTCGTGACCGTCAAGCGCCCGGCCCGGGCCTACCCGCCGGTGGTGCCGGACGAGCCGGTCGAGCTGATCACCCCGCCCGAACTGGGCCGGGCGGGCGGCGACGACTGGATGATGAGCCTGCTGCCGCTGCTGGGCATGGGCGGCTCGGCGGCCTTCTTCTTCATGCCGGGCTCGGCTCCGATGATGAAGATCATGGGCGTGATGATGGTGGCCTCCACCGCCGGCATGGGCGTGGCCCAGATCGTCAAGGCCCGCAAGGGCGGCAGCGGCGGCGTGGCGGACCAGCGCCGCGACTACCTCAAGTACCTGCAGCAGATGCGCCGTCAGGTCCGCCGCACGGCCGAGCGCCAGCGCGGCGCGCAGCTGTACCTGCACCCGGAGCCGGACCAGCTCTGGTCGATCGTCGCCGAGGGCCGCCGGCTCTGGGAACGGCGCCCGGGCGACCCGGACTTCGCCCAGGTCCGGCTGGGCCGCGGCCCGCAGCAGCTGGCCACCCCCCTGGTGGCCCCGCAGACCGCGCCGATGGACGAGCTGGAGCCGCTGGCCGCCGACGCGATGGCCAACTTCCTGAAGGCGCACGGCACTCTGCAGGAACTGCCGCTGGCCGTCTCGCTGCGCGCCTTCTACCACGTCACGGTCTGCGGCGACCCGGACGCGGTCCACGGCAACGTCCGCGCGATCATCGCCCAACTCACCACCCTGCACTCCCCCGACGACCTGGTGCTCGCCGTCGCGGCCGCCCCCGGCGCGCTGGAGGAGTGGGAGTGGGTCAAGTGGCTGCCGCACACCCAGCACCGCAAGGAGAACGACGGCGCCGGTTCGCGCCGGCTGATCGCGCCCGGCCTCGGCGAGCTCGAGCTGCTGCTGGCGGACGAGCTGTCGGGCCGCCAGCGGTTCTCCCGCGACGCGATCCCCACTCCCGACCAGCCGCACCTGGTGGTCGTCCTGGACAACGCCTCCGTCCCGCCGGACTCGCTGCTGGCCGGGCCGGACGGCGTGCACGGGGTGACGGTGATCGAGGTGGTGGCCGGCGAGCTGGACGAGCCGACCGGTCACCTGGTGATCAGCGTCAACCGCGAGGAGGTGCTGCTGCAGTCGGCCTCCGGCGCCTCCTACAGCGGCGCGCCCGACAGCCTCTCGGTCTGGCAGTCCGAGGCGCTGGCCCGCCAGCTGGCGCCGTACCGGATCTCGGCCGGCGGCGACGACGAACCGCTGCTGTCCAACCTGGACTTCACCGATCTGATGGGCGTCGGCGACGCCGGCGCGGTGGACGTCGGGCGCACCTGGCGCCCGCGCGCCCAGCACGAGAAGCTCCGGGTGCCGATCGGGGTCGGCGCCAACGGCGAGCTGGTGCACCTGGACATCAAGGAGGCCGCGCTGGAGGGCATGGGCCCGCACGGCCTGTGCGTGGGCGCGACCGGTTCGGGCAAGTCCGAGCTGCTGCGCACGCTGGTGCTCGGCCTGGCGATGACGCACTCCTCGGAGACCCTCAACTTCGTGCTCGCCGACTTCAAGGGCGGCGCCACCTTCGCCGGTATGGCGGACATGCCGCACACCTCCGCGGTGATCACCAACCTGGAGGGCGAGCTGACCCTGGTCGACCGGATGCGCGACGCCATCGAGGGCGAGCTGAACCGCCGCCAGGAACTGCTGCGCTCGGCCGGCAACTACGCCAACCTCAACGAGTACGAACGGGCCCGGGCGGCCGGCGCGGCGCTCGACCCGCTGCCCTCGCTGGTCCTGATCATCGACGAGTTCTCCGAACTGCTCACCGCCAAGCCCGATTTCATCGACATGTTCATCCAGATCGGCCGGATCGGCCGCTCGTTGGGCGTGCACCTGCTGCTGGCCTCGCAGCGCCTGGAGGAGGGCAAGCTGCGCGGTCTCGACACCTTCCTCTCCTACCGGATCGGTCTGCGGACCTTCTCGGCGGCCGAGTCGCGGGCGGCGATCGGGGCACCGGACGCCTACCACCTGCCGCCGGTGCCGGGCGTCGGCTACCTGAAGTTCGGCACCGACGTGATGGACCGCTTCAAGGCCGCGTACGTGTCCGGCCCCTACCGGGCGCCCGGGCAGCGGCGCTCCAGCGGGCGGGTCTCCAGTGCCCGGCCGGTGCTCTTCACCGCGGCCGAGGTGCCGGTGCTGGACGGGCCGGCGCAGGCGGTGGAGCCCGAGCCGGAGCAGCTGGACGACGCGCTGGTGGACACCGTGCTCGACGTGATCGTGCAGCGGATGGTCGGCCAGGGACCGGCCGCGCACCAGGTGTGGCTGCCGCCGCTGGACGAGGCGCCGAGTCTGGACCAGCTGGTGCCGCCGCTCCAGGCCACCCCTGAACGCGGTCTGACCTCACCGGACTTCGGCGCGCTGGGCCGCCTGGTGGTGCCGGTCGGCATCGTCGACCGGCCGCGCGAGCAGCGCCGCGACGTGCTCTACCAGGACTACTCGGGCGCGGCCGGCCACGGCCTGGTGGTCGGCGGCCCGCAGTCCGGCAAGTCGACGCTGATCCGCACCACGGTGGCCGGCTTCGCGGTCACCCACACGCCGGTGGAGACCCAGTTCTACCTGCTGGACCTCGGCGGCGGCGGCTTCCAGAGCCTCCAGGAGCTGCCGCACGTGGGCGGGGTCGCGGGCCGTCTGGACACCGACAAGGTGCGCCGGATGGTCAGCGAGGTGTACGGCGTGCTCAACCGGCGCGAGGAGTTGTTCCGGGCCACCGGCATCGACTCGATGACCACCTACCGCACCCGCCGGGCGGCCGGGCATCTGCCGGAGGAGGCGTTCGGTGACGTCTTCCTGGTGATCGACGGCTGGCTGACCTTCCGCCAGGAGTTCGAGGCGCTGGAGCCGGTGGTCGCGGACATCGCGCAGCGGGGCCTGGGCTACGGCGTCCACCTGGTGCTGACCGCCTCGCGCTACGCCGAGGTCCGCCCGGCCCTGAAGGACCTGCTGCAGAACCGCACCGAGCTGCGGCTGGGCGACCCGATGGAGTCCGAGATCGACCGCAAGGTCGCTCAGAACGTGCCGTCCGGCGCACCCGGGCGCGGGCTGACCGCCGCCAAGCTGCACTTCCTGGCCGGCCTGCCCCGGCTGGACGGCGCCTCCACCCGGGAGGATCTGGCGGCCGGTGTGGCCGCCCTGGTGGAGACGGTCGCCGCCGCCTGGAGCGGTCCGCGGGCGCCGCAGGTGCGGATGCTGCCGCGGGTACTGGACGGCGAGACGCTGCCCAAGGGCTTCGAGCAGCCCAAGCTCGGTGTCGCCTTCGGCATCGACGAGGTCGAGATGGCGCCGGTCTTCGTCAACTTCGAGACCGACCCGCTCTTCATCGTCTTCGGCGAGAGCGAGTCGGGGAAGTCCGCCCTGCTGCGGATGCTGATCAAGCAGATCACCGAGCGCTACCCGGCGGACCAGGCCGGCATCGTGGTCGGCGACTACCGGCGCGCGCTGCTGGGCGCGGTGCCGCCGGAGTACCTGGTGGAGTACGCGGCGGCGCAGCCGGCGATGTCCGCGATCGTCGACATGCTGCGCGGCGCCTGCGCCCGCCGGCTGCCCGGGCCGGACGTCACGGCCGAGCAGCTGCGCAACCGCAGCTGGTACACCGGCAAGGACATGTTCGTGATCGTGGACGACTACGAGCTGGTGGCCACCTCCTCGGGCAACCCGATGGCGGCGCTGGCCGAGTTCCTGCCGTTCGCGCGGGACATCGGCCTGCGGGTGATCATCGCGCGCAGTGCGGGTGGCGCCGGCCGCTCGATGTTCGAGCCGGTGATGCAGCGGATGCGGGAGCTGGGCGGGCAGGGTGTGCTGCTCTCCGGCAACCGGGACGAGGGCGTGCTGCTCGGGACCGTCAAGCCACAGGCGCTGCCGCCGGGCCGCGGGGTGTTCGTCTCGCGCCGGATGACCAGCGGGCAGACGGTCCAGACGGGCTGGCTGCCGATCCGCTAG